A genomic region of Barnesiella viscericola DSM 18177 contains the following coding sequences:
- the murQ gene encoding N-acetylmuramic acid 6-phosphate etherase produces MAFVKITEQPSLYDNLEEKSVREILQDINTEDQKVALAVQKAIPQIEKLVTQIVPRMKQGGRIFYLGAGTSGRLGVLDASEIPPTFGMPPSLVIGLIAGGDTALRNPVENAEDDMNRGWEELQEHGVNNLDTVIGIAASGTTPYVVGALRAARAHGILTASISSNPDSPIAHEADVPIEMIVGPEFVTGSSRMKSGTGQKMILNMISTSVMIQLGRVKGNRMVNMQLTNQKLVDRGTRMVADELGLDYEQAKRLLLLHGSVKKAVDAWHTSQNK; encoded by the coding sequence ATGGCATTCGTCAAGATTACCGAGCAACCCTCGCTGTACGACAACCTCGAAGAGAAATCGGTGCGGGAAATCCTGCAAGACATCAACACCGAGGACCAGAAGGTGGCACTGGCCGTACAAAAGGCCATACCCCAAATCGAGAAACTCGTCACCCAAATCGTCCCCCGCATGAAACAGGGCGGACGCATCTTCTACCTGGGTGCCGGTACCAGCGGGCGCCTCGGAGTACTCGACGCCTCGGAGATTCCCCCCACCTTCGGCATGCCCCCCTCGCTGGTCATCGGGCTCATTGCCGGCGGCGACACCGCTCTGCGCAACCCCGTGGAGAATGCCGAGGACGACATGAACCGCGGCTGGGAGGAGTTGCAGGAACATGGGGTGAACAACCTTGACACAGTCATCGGCATCGCCGCCTCGGGCACGACCCCCTACGTGGTGGGAGCCCTGCGGGCCGCTCGGGCTCACGGCATTCTCACCGCCTCCATCTCGAGCAACCCCGACTCGCCCATCGCCCACGAAGCCGACGTACCCATCGAGATGATCGTGGGCCCCGAATTTGTCACCGGCAGCTCCCGCATGAAATCGGGCACGGGTCAGAAGATGATACTCAACATGATATCAACCTCGGTCATGATCCAGCTGGGACGGGTCAAGGGCAACCGCATGGTCAACATGCAACTCACCAACCAGAAACTGGTCGACCGCGGCACCCGCATGGTGGCCGACGAGTTGGGGCTGGACTACGAGCAGGCCAAGCGGCTGCTGCTCCTGCACGGCTCGGTCAAGAAGGCTGTCGATGCCTGGCACACCTCACAAAACAAGTGA
- a CDS encoding TonB-dependent receptor, translating into MCKNRLLTIVLGFVFSIQIFGYAATTGSIVGSVKDKKSGEAIIGATIQVENSSVATATDIDGHFELTHVPTGKQTIVCRYLSYKTARIPVEVTAGQSAAPLDIEMEEDGVALQEVVVSTYRRNDTETSLIEGMKAQLQVASGISSQQIAKTLDRDASEVVKRVPGISILDDRFVVVRGLAQRYNNVWINGNTAPSLESDSRVFSFDMLPSSQIESMIIYKSPAPEIPADFAGGFIRIATKSLPLRNSVQVNYTTGFNTNTQFTKTRLNPGSSTDWLGFDLSKRPLSSSIPSHLDMAGSDPSEVMRLTRSFNSDWRVKSFIPTPDQRLSLTVNRRFDTEGGTEIGMTTFINYSNTYKTIQDIQNSRFGVYSSEADKPVYLDDYIDNQYSNDVRVGAMHNWSFIFSDRNKLEFRNLFNMLGKNRLTERTGERNISSPFYREETEMLYQSRLTYLGQLAGSHFLDEHKAHSLSWNVGYSYAYKTEPDRRIIVNQAGMSEGADVSQLKVGNEKISRYFQSLSDHLFSGSVDYKGAVNLGSIRSTVKGGLMSEYRTRSYTPREFVYRYDNLTVAERQEYLYLPYEEMMSDAWLSADKVYIDEITQKTNAYDATNLYGAGYGAIELPVGRFNIYAGVRLEYNRLRLTRDKSMSVEQVLKTSRDYVDLDLLPSVNATYNFNEKHLLRLAYGRSLNRAEFREVSPAVYYDFDLFNEIGGNEDLKTCKIDNLDFRYEFYPERGELVSVGIFYKHFDNPIEWTFIDMGGTLRYNYENALSAQSLGAEVEIRKSLDFIGMRNFSLLFNATLIKSNVRFDESGIIKTEDRPMQGQSPYIINAGLYYQNEKWGLMSSLLYNRLGKRIIGIGKSNSTNHDVSVNIPDTYEMPRNSLDFTISKKLGKLIELKAGVKDILAEKIVYKQFPQFVDAAGQLQKREQTTKSYRPGRSVSVGITFSF; encoded by the coding sequence ATGTGTAAAAACAGATTATTGACGATTGTTTTAGGTTTTGTTTTCTCTATCCAGATTTTTGGATATGCGGCGACCACCGGATCGATTGTCGGAAGTGTGAAGGACAAGAAGAGCGGTGAGGCCATCATAGGCGCCACCATACAGGTCGAGAACTCGTCGGTTGCGACGGCTACCGACATCGACGGACACTTCGAGTTGACTCATGTTCCCACCGGCAAGCAGACGATTGTTTGCCGTTATTTGTCTTATAAGACGGCTCGCATTCCCGTCGAGGTGACGGCAGGACAGAGTGCCGCCCCGCTCGACATCGAGATGGAGGAGGACGGGGTCGCCCTGCAAGAGGTGGTGGTCTCGACCTACCGGCGCAACGACACCGAAACGTCGCTCATCGAAGGCATGAAGGCTCAGCTTCAAGTGGCGAGCGGTATCTCGTCGCAACAGATTGCCAAGACGCTCGACCGCGACGCCTCGGAGGTGGTGAAGCGGGTACCGGGCATCTCGATACTCGACGACCGCTTTGTGGTGGTGCGCGGGTTGGCCCAGCGATATAACAACGTGTGGATCAACGGGAACACGGCTCCGAGTTTGGAATCGGACAGCCGGGTCTTCTCGTTCGACATGTTGCCCAGCTCGCAAATCGAGAGCATGATTATCTACAAATCGCCCGCGCCCGAGATTCCGGCCGACTTTGCCGGCGGCTTCATTCGCATCGCCACCAAGAGTCTGCCGTTGCGCAACTCGGTGCAGGTGAACTATACAACCGGGTTCAACACCAACACGCAGTTCACCAAGACTCGACTCAACCCCGGTAGCTCTACCGACTGGCTGGGATTCGATCTGAGCAAACGTCCGCTTTCGAGCAGCATACCCTCGCATCTCGATATGGCCGGCAGCGACCCGTCGGAGGTGATGCGGCTCACGCGGTCGTTCAACTCCGACTGGCGGGTGAAGAGTTTCATACCCACCCCCGACCAGCGTCTCTCGCTCACCGTCAACCGTCGCTTCGACACCGAGGGGGGCACCGAGATAGGTATGACTACCTTTATCAATTACAGCAACACCTACAAGACGATACAGGATATTCAGAATTCCCGCTTCGGCGTCTATTCGTCGGAGGCCGACAAGCCGGTCTACCTCGACGACTACATTGACAACCAGTACTCCAACGACGTGCGGGTGGGTGCCATGCACAACTGGTCGTTCATCTTCAGCGACCGTAACAAGTTGGAGTTCCGCAACCTCTTCAACATGCTGGGCAAGAACCGCCTGACCGAGCGTACCGGCGAGCGCAACATCAGCAGCCCCTTCTACCGCGAGGAGACCGAGATGCTGTATCAGTCGCGTCTCACCTACCTGGGGCAGTTGGCCGGCAGCCATTTCCTCGACGAACACAAAGCTCACTCCCTGTCGTGGAACGTGGGGTACAGCTATGCCTACAAGACCGAGCCCGACCGCCGTATCATTGTCAACCAGGCCGGTATGAGCGAGGGGGCCGACGTGTCGCAGTTGAAGGTGGGCAACGAGAAAATATCGCGCTACTTTCAGTCGCTCAGCGACCACCTCTTTTCGGGTAGTGTCGACTACAAGGGGGCGGTCAACCTGGGGAGTATCCGTTCGACCGTCAAGGGGGGATTGATGAGCGAGTATCGCACCCGCAGCTACACGCCCCGCGAGTTTGTCTACCGCTATGATAATCTGACGGTGGCCGAGCGTCAGGAGTACCTCTATCTCCCCTACGAAGAGATGATGAGCGATGCCTGGCTCAGTGCCGACAAGGTCTATATCGACGAGATTACCCAGAAGACCAACGCCTACGATGCCACCAACCTCTACGGCGCCGGTTACGGAGCCATCGAGTTGCCCGTAGGCCGTTTCAATATCTACGCCGGTGTGCGTCTCGAATACAACCGGTTGCGCCTCACCCGCGACAAATCGATGTCGGTCGAGCAGGTATTGAAGACCAGCCGCGACTATGTCGACCTCGATCTGCTGCCGTCGGTCAACGCCACCTATAATTTCAACGAGAAGCACCTGTTGCGGTTGGCCTACGGCCGTTCGCTCAACCGGGCCGAGTTCCGCGAGGTGTCGCCGGCCGTCTACTACGATTTCGACCTCTTCAACGAAATCGGCGGTAACGAGGACTTGAAGACCTGTAAAATCGATAACCTCGACTTCCGCTACGAGTTCTATCCCGAGCGGGGCGAGCTGGTGAGCGTCGGTATCTTCTACAAGCACTTCGACAACCCCATCGAGTGGACCTTCATCGACATGGGCGGAACCCTGCGATACAACTACGAGAACGCCCTCTCGGCCCAGAGTCTGGGTGCCGAGGTGGAGATACGCAAGAGTCTCGATTTCATCGGCATGCGCAATTTCAGCCTGCTCTTCAATGCCACGTTGATCAAGAGCAATGTGCGGTTCGACGAGTCGGGCATCATCAAGACCGAGGACCGGCCCATGCAAGGCCAGTCGCCCTACATCATCAACGCCGGACTCTACTACCAGAACGAGAAGTGGGGACTGATGTCGTCGCTGCTCTACAACCGGCTGGGCAAACGTATCATCGGCATAGGTAAGTCGAACAGCACCAACCACGACGTGAGCGTGAATATCCCCGACACCTACGAGATGCCCCGCAACAGCCTCGACTTCACCATCTCGAAGAAGCTGGGCAAGCTCATCGAGCTGAAAGCCGGTGTGAAGGATATTCTGGCCGAGAAGATCGTCTATAAGCAATTCCCCCAGTTTGTCGATGCTGCCGGACAGCTGCAAAAGCGCGAGCAGACGACGAAATCCTACCGGCCGGGTCGCTCGGTAAGCGTGGGAATCACATTCAGTTTCTGA
- a CDS encoding winged helix-turn-helix transcriptional regulator → MKTFLHTGVCPVRDILSRLGSKWSVLVLETLHENGTMRFNDIQRSLGDISQRMLTVTLRSLEEDGMLTRRVYAEIPPRVEYTLTERGQSFMPVLSQVVGWAFEHADDILASRAAMQTDRP, encoded by the coding sequence ATGAAAACATTCCTTCACACCGGGGTTTGTCCCGTGCGGGATATTTTGAGCCGTTTGGGTAGCAAGTGGTCGGTTCTGGTACTTGAAACCCTGCATGAAAACGGCACGATGCGTTTCAACGACATACAGCGCTCGCTGGGCGATATTTCGCAGCGCATGCTCACCGTCACCCTGCGGTCGCTCGAAGAGGACGGCATGCTCACCCGCCGGGTCTATGCCGAGATACCGCCCCGGGTGGAGTACACCCTCACCGAGCGGGGACAGAGTTTCATGCCGGTGCTCAGCCAGGTGGTGGGCTGGGCCTTCGAGCATGCCGACGATATTCTGGCTTCGCGCGCCGCGATGCAGACCGACCGCCCGTGA
- a CDS encoding cupin domain-containing protein, with amino-acid sequence METIRKIDAGEKFTHATVGDLSAFTGKQFVKDCIGTTGCEISFGTLNPGEAVPFFHSHKENEEVYIVLRGSGDFQVDDTAFPIAEGSIVRVATHCNRSLRCTSATSMLYLCIQVKEGSLEQCTMGDAEITEQATAWK; translated from the coding sequence ATGGAAACTATTCGTAAAATCGACGCGGGCGAAAAATTCACCCACGCCACGGTAGGCGACCTGAGCGCCTTTACCGGGAAACAATTCGTGAAAGATTGTATCGGGACCACCGGTTGCGAAATCTCGTTCGGCACGCTCAATCCGGGAGAGGCCGTGCCCTTCTTCCACAGCCACAAAGAGAACGAAGAGGTCTACATCGTGCTGCGCGGCTCGGGCGACTTCCAGGTCGACGATACCGCCTTCCCCATCGCCGAGGGCTCGATCGTGCGGGTTGCCACGCACTGCAACCGCTCGCTGCGCTGCACATCGGCCACGAGTATGCTCTACCTCTGCATTCAGGTCAAAGAGGGTAGCTTGGAACAATGCACCATGGGCGACGCCGAAATCACCGAACAGGCCACGGCTTGGAAATAA
- a CDS encoding alpha-L-fucosidase, giving the protein MKKWIATLACFCLLSVSAQAQKYVPTPENLQNRKEFAESRLGIFIHWGLYSTFAQGEWYMNNASVDAREYAKAMNGFYPHRFDARQWVSAFKAAGAKYICFTTRHHEGFSMWDTRWSDYNIMNTPYGKDIVRQLAEECHRQGIKLHLYYSHIDWTREDYPAGRTGRGTKRLDRADWPAYYRFMNNQLTELLTNYGEIGAIWFDGWWDHDVDSVPFNWELEEQYKLIHDLQPGCLVGNNHHQTPFEGEDIQIFERDVPGENKAGLSGQDISALPLETCQTMNHSWGYRVTDQEYKSTRELIQLLVRTSGKGANLLLNVGPQPDGTLPEAALTRLAEMGQWLDRYGESIYATVAGGYRDGDRIITTRNGNTLYVHLLDASIDRVSMPLTQKVKRVEVLGEGTRIDYKYKKGVLDFAVDIPDDCIDYVVKVTLK; this is encoded by the coding sequence ATGAAAAAATGGATTGCAACGCTTGCATGCTTCTGCCTGCTGTCTGTGTCGGCGCAGGCCCAGAAGTATGTACCTACCCCCGAGAATCTTCAGAACAGGAAAGAGTTTGCCGAGAGCCGGCTGGGTATCTTTATCCACTGGGGCCTGTACAGCACCTTTGCACAGGGTGAGTGGTATATGAACAATGCCAGTGTCGACGCCCGCGAATATGCCAAGGCCATGAACGGCTTTTATCCCCACCGTTTCGATGCCCGCCAGTGGGTGTCGGCCTTCAAGGCTGCGGGGGCGAAATACATCTGTTTCACCACCCGGCATCACGAGGGCTTCTCCATGTGGGATACCCGGTGGTCGGACTATAACATCATGAATACGCCCTACGGCAAAGACATCGTGCGGCAGCTGGCCGAGGAGTGTCACCGCCAGGGCATCAAGCTGCACCTCTATTATTCGCACATCGACTGGACCCGCGAGGACTATCCCGCAGGCCGTACGGGCCGGGGGACCAAGCGGCTCGACCGCGCCGACTGGCCGGCATACTATCGCTTCATGAACAACCAGTTGACCGAGTTGCTCACCAACTACGGCGAGATCGGGGCCATCTGGTTCGACGGCTGGTGGGACCACGACGTGGATTCCGTCCCCTTCAACTGGGAGCTGGAGGAGCAGTATAAGCTCATTCACGACCTGCAACCCGGCTGCCTGGTGGGCAACAACCACCATCAGACTCCCTTCGAGGGCGAGGACATCCAGATTTTCGAGCGCGATGTGCCGGGCGAGAACAAAGCCGGACTTTCGGGACAGGACATCAGCGCCTTGCCGCTCGAGACCTGCCAGACCATGAACCACTCGTGGGGGTACCGGGTGACCGACCAGGAGTATAAATCGACTCGGGAGCTTATCCAGCTGTTGGTGCGCACCTCGGGCAAAGGGGCCAACCTGCTGCTCAACGTCGGCCCGCAACCCGACGGTACGTTGCCCGAGGCTGCCTTGACCCGTCTGGCTGAGATGGGGCAGTGGCTCGACCGCTATGGCGAGTCGATCTATGCCACCGTGGCTGGCGGCTATCGCGATGGCGACCGCATCATCACCACCCGCAACGGCAACACGCTCTATGTGCATCTGCTCGATGCGTCTATCGACCGGGTGAGTATGCCCCTGACGCAAAAGGTGAAACGTGTCGAGGTGCTGGGCGAGGGTACCCGCATCGACTATAAATATAAGAAGGGTGTGCTCGACTTTGCCGTCGACATACCCGACGATTGCATCGACTACGTGGTGAAGGTGACGCTTAAATAA
- a CDS encoding META domain-containing protein, with amino-acid sequence MKMKCLYVAVAAAVLSLAACRSSKDAVSVNDLDGEWNVVEIQGQAVQAESQPFIGFDAQDGRVYGYTGCNRLMGALTLSKPNKIELGQMASTLMACPDMETERLMLNALASVKSLKCSGKTLVLYGADKEPVMLLQKRFEVVPLSSLKGDWRVVSLYGAALPEGMETVPALNFDVTANRVTGNSGCNRLSGAINHDGADENSISFGNVASTRMACPDMDTENQVLSALNSVRSYGLLDNGRLALMSEGGTIVLELERSK; translated from the coding sequence ATGAAAATGAAGTGTTTATATGTGGCTGTGGCTGCTGCCGTGCTTTCGTTGGCTGCGTGCCGCTCCTCAAAAGATGCCGTGTCGGTAAACGATCTCGACGGCGAATGGAATGTAGTGGAGATTCAAGGCCAGGCCGTGCAGGCCGAGTCGCAACCCTTTATCGGGTTTGATGCCCAAGACGGACGGGTATACGGTTATACCGGTTGCAACCGGCTGATGGGTGCTTTGACCCTCTCGAAACCCAATAAAATCGAATTGGGGCAGATGGCCTCTACCCTCATGGCTTGTCCCGATATGGAGACCGAGCGGCTCATGCTCAATGCGTTGGCCTCGGTGAAAAGCCTCAAGTGCTCGGGTAAGACGTTGGTGCTGTATGGAGCGGACAAAGAGCCGGTGATGCTGTTGCAGAAGCGTTTCGAAGTCGTGCCCCTATCGAGCCTGAAAGGCGACTGGCGTGTGGTGAGCCTCTACGGAGCCGCTTTGCCCGAAGGCATGGAAACCGTGCCAGCACTCAACTTCGACGTGACAGCCAATCGGGTAACCGGCAATTCGGGTTGTAACCGGCTTTCGGGTGCGATTAACCACGACGGGGCCGACGAGAACTCCATCTCGTTTGGCAACGTGGCCTCTACCCGTATGGCCTGCCCCGACATGGATACCGAGAATCAGGTACTCTCGGCCCTCAACAGCGTGCGTTCCTACGGTCTGCTCGACAACGGCCGTCTGGCACTCATGAGCGAGGGTGGCACGATTGTGCTCGAGTTGGAACGGAGCAAATAA
- a CDS encoding lipocalin-like domain-containing protein: MKTKMFTALTAIAILASACQNKASLTGQWIEPIPGNPDAIQGIDLKENGEASSINMATLQYEQWSREGDRLILSGESIGNHQTIAFADTFEIGKLTADSLVLKKGDYVMSLARPQSSIPATLIQPATPLSFTVNGRLIIGHEVRSFIADGDTAEYWIIDETDSLKPLYEKAVGEKAKPYTAVKASLRVVDAGKSAEGFAAEYDGVYRVKEVIEVSPMP, encoded by the coding sequence ATGAAAACAAAAATGTTCACGGCCTTGACAGCTATTGCTATTCTGGCCTCGGCCTGTCAGAACAAAGCCTCCTTGACGGGACAATGGATCGAACCGATACCGGGTAACCCCGATGCCATACAGGGTATCGACCTGAAAGAAAACGGCGAAGCATCATCGATCAACATGGCAACCCTCCAATACGAACAGTGGAGTCGGGAGGGCGACCGGCTTATCCTCTCGGGCGAAAGCATCGGCAACCACCAGACCATCGCCTTTGCCGATACGTTCGAAATCGGCAAACTCACGGCCGACAGCCTCGTATTGAAAAAGGGCGACTATGTGATGAGCCTTGCCCGTCCGCAAAGTTCGATACCGGCCACTCTTATACAACCGGCGACCCCGCTCTCCTTCACGGTGAACGGGCGATTGATCATCGGGCACGAGGTGCGCTCGTTTATTGCCGACGGCGATACGGCCGAATACTGGATTATCGACGAAACCGATTCCCTGAAGCCTCTGTACGAAAAGGCCGTCGGCGAGAAGGCAAAACCCTACACCGCCGTGAAAGCCTCGCTGCGAGTGGTCGACGCCGGGAAATCGGCCGAAGGATTTGCCGCCGAATACGACGGTGTCTATCGGGTAAAAGAGGTAATCGAGGTATCCCCCATGCCTTGA
- a CDS encoding DUF4282 domain-containing protein, which yields MKDKLFAFFEPLWQFIDNGSFYREPFRWLYVAIAVLNLLFPLVAIFGAIGSGVFEYIPGKVIFALILIFILMIALGIMSFVLWINRQKKLKELLCEDNEFVAIPMVSHFIQTVGEWLGFYIGLFGCVASLLFLLFGGSEMMNQLGGASLLPWGTGVVMIIMYPIIGFLIVVSGRLLAELYRAMASIANSAKRISNRVADAAPAESEAPAEASPAGEE from the coding sequence ATGAAAGACAAGTTATTTGCTTTTTTCGAGCCGTTATGGCAGTTTATCGACAACGGGTCGTTTTATCGTGAGCCCTTCCGTTGGTTGTATGTAGCTATTGCTGTCCTGAATTTGCTGTTCCCGTTGGTGGCCATCTTTGGGGCAATAGGCAGTGGTGTCTTCGAGTATATACCGGGGAAGGTTATTTTTGCCCTCATTTTGATATTTATTCTCATGATAGCCTTGGGCATTATGAGCTTTGTGCTCTGGATAAACAGGCAGAAAAAATTGAAAGAGCTGCTTTGTGAGGATAACGAGTTTGTCGCCATTCCCATGGTGTCGCATTTTATTCAGACCGTAGGCGAGTGGTTGGGCTTCTACATCGGCTTGTTTGGCTGTGTGGCATCGCTGCTGTTCCTGCTGTTTGGCGGCAGTGAGATGATGAACCAGTTGGGCGGAGCCAGCCTGTTGCCGTGGGGCACGGGTGTCGTGATGATAATCATGTACCCGATTATCGGCTTCCTCATTGTCGTTTCGGGCCGTCTGTTGGCCGAGTTGTACCGGGCCATGGCCTCGATTGCCAATAGTGCGAAGCGCATCTCGAATCGGGTGGCCGATGCCGCTCCGGCCGAGAGCGAGGCACCCGCAGAGGCTTCTCCCGCCGGTGAAGAATAA
- a CDS encoding calcium-translocating P-type ATPase, PMCA-type, with protein MSSKLEYPGLSDAEVRASREKYGENVLTPPARTPMWKLFLEKFSDPIIRILLVALLLSIAVAVYHVATGEAGMSALFEPAGIALAILLATVVGFLFEMSAARKFDILNQVNDDQPVKVVRDGHILEIPKRDVVVGDIVMLNAGDEIPADGVLLSAVSVQVNESSLTGEPMATKTTVEADFDKEATYPSNAVMNGSTMLGGYGVMRVTQVGDATEYGKVYTGSQIENNTQTPLDKQLNTLASFITKASYVIAAIILIARTAIYLSDHPVLDWLSFGSYLLSTAMIAVTVIVVAVPEGLPMSVTLSLAMSMKRMLANNNLVRKMHACETMGAATVICTDKTGTLTQNQMRVSEADFAYAPDSNTKEIIYEGIAANSTAHLDEGANGVMKVLGNPTEGALLLWLADQGVDYAALRNQAHVVEQLTFSTERKYMATVVDSPLLKHRVVYVKGAPEYVMNFCSQQITAQGLVPMESSRPAVEAKLLQYQNQAMRTLGFAYALVGDDEPYFVAGHLAPHIRLTFLGVTAIADPVRKEVPEAVAECLQAGIQVKIVTGDTPATAREIARQISLWKPEDGDRNIITGPEFANLDDKTLLERIPDLKVIARARPMDKERLVKLLQSQDEVVAVTGDGTNDAPALNAAQVGLSMGDGTSVAKEASDITIIDNSFGSITKAVLWGRSLYRNIQKFILFQMTINVAACLIVLIGAFLGTESPLTVTQMLWVNLIMDTFAALALASLPPDERVMRDKPRHLNDNIVTRAMGKGIIGTGIAFVLLLFGLLQYFKHVDVTSIAQFDLRLFFANFFNFTPVHEGLTRYELTLFFSIFVFLQFWNMFNAKAFGNVQSAFSRLNTCKGFLWVTLIILAGQILIVSLGGSLFSVTPLKPMDWVYIFAATSIVLWIGEIYRLIRRLVA; from the coding sequence ATGAGCTCTAAATTGGAATACCCCGGCCTGAGCGACGCTGAGGTGCGGGCAAGTAGGGAGAAATATGGCGAGAACGTGTTGACACCGCCCGCCCGGACTCCCATGTGGAAACTTTTTCTGGAGAAATTCTCCGATCCCATTATCCGTATCCTTCTGGTGGCGCTGCTGCTCTCAATAGCGGTAGCCGTCTATCACGTGGCAACGGGCGAGGCCGGCATGTCGGCCCTGTTCGAGCCGGCGGGTATAGCCCTGGCCATTTTGCTGGCCACGGTGGTGGGCTTCCTCTTCGAGATGAGTGCCGCCCGCAAGTTCGATATTCTCAACCAGGTGAACGACGATCAGCCCGTGAAGGTGGTACGTGACGGTCATATCCTCGAAATTCCCAAACGCGACGTGGTGGTGGGCGATATCGTGATGCTCAACGCCGGCGACGAGATTCCGGCCGACGGTGTTCTGCTGAGTGCCGTCTCGGTACAGGTCAACGAGTCGTCGCTCACGGGTGAACCGATGGCCACCAAGACGACGGTCGAGGCCGACTTTGACAAGGAGGCGACCTATCCCTCGAACGCGGTGATGAACGGCTCGACCATGCTGGGCGGTTATGGCGTGATGCGGGTGACGCAGGTAGGCGATGCCACCGAGTATGGCAAGGTCTATACCGGCTCGCAGATTGAAAACAATACCCAGACTCCGCTCGACAAGCAACTCAATACGCTGGCATCGTTTATCACGAAGGCCAGCTATGTCATTGCGGCAATCATTCTGATAGCCCGCACGGCCATCTACCTCTCCGACCACCCGGTGCTCGACTGGCTCAGCTTCGGCAGCTATCTGCTCTCGACGGCCATGATTGCCGTGACCGTGATTGTGGTAGCCGTCCCCGAGGGGTTGCCCATGAGTGTCACCCTCAGTCTGGCCATGAGCATGAAGCGCATGTTGGCCAACAACAACCTGGTGCGCAAGATGCACGCCTGCGAAACGATGGGCGCGGCCACGGTAATCTGTACCGACAAGACGGGTACGCTCACACAGAATCAGATGCGGGTCAGCGAGGCCGACTTTGCCTATGCACCCGACTCGAATACGAAGGAAATTATCTACGAAGGCATTGCCGCCAACTCGACGGCTCACCTCGACGAGGGGGCCAACGGCGTGATGAAGGTGCTGGGCAATCCCACCGAGGGAGCCTTGCTGTTGTGGCTGGCCGACCAGGGTGTCGACTACGCCGCGTTGCGCAACCAGGCGCATGTGGTGGAGCAGCTCACCTTCTCGACCGAGCGCAAATATATGGCTACGGTGGTCGACTCGCCGCTGCTCAAACATCGGGTAGTCTATGTGAAAGGGGCTCCCGAGTATGTGATGAACTTCTGCTCCCAACAGATAACCGCGCAGGGACTTGTGCCGATGGAGAGCAGCCGTCCCGCCGTGGAGGCAAAACTGTTGCAATACCAGAATCAGGCCATGCGCACCCTGGGCTTTGCCTATGCGCTGGTGGGCGATGACGAGCCCTATTTCGTGGCCGGGCATCTGGCCCCCCATATCCGCCTCACCTTCCTGGGTGTGACTGCCATTGCCGACCCCGTGCGCAAGGAGGTGCCCGAAGCCGTGGCCGAGTGCTTGCAGGCCGGAATCCAGGTGAAGATTGTTACGGGCGATACCCCGGCGACGGCTCGCGAAATTGCCCGCCAGATTTCGTTGTGGAAGCCCGAGGACGGCGACCGCAACATCATTACCGGTCCCGAGTTTGCCAATCTCGACGACAAGACCCTGCTGGAACGTATCCCCGACCTGAAAGTCATTGCCCGGGCTCGCCCCATGGACAAGGAGCGGCTGGTGAAACTCTTGCAGTCGCAAGACGAGGTGGTGGCGGTGACCGGCGACGGTACCAACGACGCACCGGCACTCAATGCCGCGCAGGTGGGACTCTCGATGGGCGACGGCACATCGGTGGCCAAGGAGGCCAGCGACATCACCATCATCGACAACTCGTTCGGCAGCATCACCAAAGCTGTGCTGTGGGGACGTTCGCTCTATCGCAATATCCAGAAGTTCATACTCTTCCAGATGACCATCAACGTGGCTGCCTGTCTCATTGTCCTCATCGGGGCATTCCTGGGTACCGAGTCGCCTCTCACCGTCACGCAGATGTTGTGGGTGAACCTCATTATGGATACCTTTGCCGCCCTGGCCTTGGCTTCGTTGCCGCCCGACGAGCGGGTAATGCGCGACAAGCCCCGCCACCTGAACGACAACATCGTGACCCGTGCCATGGGCAAGGGCATCATCGGTACCGGCATCGCCTTTGTGTTGCTGTTGTTCGGCCTGTTGCAATACTTCAAGCACGTCGACGTCACCTCGATAGCCCAGTTCGACCTGCGGCTCTTCTTTGCCAATTTCTTCAATTTCACGCCCGTACACGAAGGTCTCACGCGATATGAACTCACCCTCTTCTTCTCCATCTTCGTATTCCTGCAATTCTGGAATATGTTCAATGCCAAGGCCTTTGGCAATGTGCAGTCGGCATTCAGCCGGTTGAACACCTGCAAAGGCTTCCTGTGGGTGACCCTCATTATCCTGGCCGGGCAGATACTCATCGTGAGTTTGGGCGGTTCGCTCTTCAGCGTGACCCCGTTGAAGCCCATGGATTGGGTCTATATCTTTGCCGCCACCTCGATTGTTTTGTGGATAGGCGAGATTTATCGACTTATTCGCCGGCTTGTGGCATAA